In Pristiophorus japonicus isolate sPriJap1 chromosome 2, sPriJap1.hap1, whole genome shotgun sequence, one genomic interval encodes:
- the LOC139229858 gene encoding putative nuclease HARBI1: protein MVTELCHLLQPDLKPQTRTALSVIVNITIVLNFYTNGSFQGATGDISNTFLFAVHCSISKVTDALYRKRRDYISFPMSREKQHKCACDIARIVGFPMVQGAIDCTHVALQAPLHNPEIFCNHKAYHSLNVQLVCDHTRGILTVNARYPGSSHDAFILRQTGVPALFQPPNGARCWLLADKRYLLSTWLMFPLRNPTTPTQHSYNESYAATRNIIEQAIGVLKQWFRCLDRSGGGLQY, encoded by the coding sequence atggtcacagagctctgccatcttctGCAACCAGATCTCAAGCCTCAGActaggacagctctctcagtgatagttaacatcaccatcgtgctcaatttctataccaatggatctttccagggagcgacaggagacatctccaacaccttcctgtttgccgtccattgctccatctccaaggtcacagatgctctataCAGAAAGAGGAGGGactatatctccttccccatgagcagagagaagcagcacaagtgtGCATGTGACATTgcgaggatagtgggcttccccatggtgcagggtgcaattgactgcacccatgttgctTTGCAGGCACCacttcacaatcctgagatcttctgtaaccacaaagcctaccactcactgaatgtgcagttggtgtgtgatcaCACACGCGGAATACTCACCGTCAATGcacgttatcctggcagcagccatgatgcctttatcctgcgccagaccggtgtgccagctctgttccagcccccaaatggAGCTCGCTGTTGGCTGCTCGCAGACAAGAGATATCTGCTATCCACCTGGCTTATgtttcccctccgcaaccccaccactcctacccagcactcgtacaatgagagctatgccgccaccaggaacatcattgagcaggccATCGGAGTGctaaagcaatggttccgctgccttgaccgctccggAGGAGGCCTCCAGTACTAG